A section of the Callospermophilus lateralis isolate mCalLat2 chromosome 14, mCalLat2.hap1, whole genome shotgun sequence genome encodes:
- the Socs5 gene encoding suppressor of cytokine signaling 5, whose translation MDKVGKMWNNFKYRCQNLFSHEGGSRSESVDMNSNRCLSVKEKNISLGDSVPQQQSSPLRENIALQLGLSPSKNSRRNQNCATEIPQIVEISIEKDNDSCVTPGARIARRDSYSRHAPWGGKKKHSCSTKTQSSLDTDKKFGRTRSGLQRRERRYGVSSAHDMDSVPNRTLGSRSLRQRLQDTVGLCFPMRTYSKQSKPLFSNKRKIHLSELMLEKCPFPAGSDLAQKWHLIKQHTAPVSPHSTFFDTFDPSLVSTEDEEDRLRERRRLSIEEGVDPPPNAQIHTFEATAQVNPLYKLGPKLAPGMTEISGDSSAIPQTNCDSEEDTTTLCLQSRRQKQRQVSGDSHAHVSRQGAWKVHTQIDYIHCLVPDLLQITGNPCYWGVMDRYEAEALLEGKPEGTFLLRDSAQEDYLFSVSFRRYNRSLHARIEQWNHNFSFDAHDPCVFHSSTVTGLLEHYKDPSSCMFFEPLLTISLNRTFPFSLQYICRAVICRCTTYDGIDGLPLPSMLQDFLKEYHYKQKVRVRWLEREPVKAK comes from the coding sequence ATGGATAAAGTGGGGAAAATGTGGAATAACTTCAAATACAGGTGTCAGAATCTCTTCAGCCATGAGGGAGGAAGCCGTAGTGAAAGCGTAGACATGAATTCCAACAGATGTTTGTCGGtcaaagagaaaaacatcagTCTGGGAGACTCGGTTCCTCAGCAACAAAGCAGTCCTTTGAGAGAAAATATTGCCTTACAACTGGGGTTAAGCCCATCCAAGAATTCAAGGAGAAACCAAAACTGTGCCACAGAAATTCCTCAAATTGTTGAAATAAGCATTGAGAAAGATAATGATTCATGTGTCACCCCCGGAGCAAGAATTGCACGAAGAGATTCCTACTCGCGGCATGCCCCATGGGGAGGGAAGAAAAAGCATTCCTGTTCCACAAAGACCCAGAGTTCATTGGACACTGATAAAAAGTTTGGTAGAACTCGCAGTGGACTTCAAAGGCGAGAGCGGCGCTATGGAGTGAGCTCTGCACATGACATGGACAGTGTTCCCAACAGAACCCTGGGGAGCCGCTCTCTGAGACAGAGGCTTCAGGATACTGTGggcttgtgttttcccatgagAACTTATAGCAAGCAATCAAAGCCCCTCTtttccaataaaagaaaaatacatctTTCTGAATTAATGCTTGAGAAATGTCCTTTTCCTGCTGGCTCAGATCTAGCTCAAAAATGGCATTTGATTAAACAGCATACAGCTCCTGTGAGCCCACATTCAACATTTTTTGATACATTTGATCCATCTTTGGTTTCTACAGAAGATGAAGAAGATAGACTTAGAGAGAGAAGACGGCTTAGTATTGAAGAAGGGGTGGACCCCCCTCCCAATGCACAAATACATACATTTGAAGCTACTGCACAGGTTAATCCATTATATAAACTGGGACCAAAGTTAGCTCCTGGAATGACAGAAATAAGTGGGGACAGTTCTGCAATTCCACAAACTAATTGTGACTCGGAAGAGGACACAACCACCCTGTGTTTGCAGTCGCGGAGGCAGAAACAACGTCAGGTATCTGGAGACAGCCATGCCCATGTTAGCAGACAGGGAGCGTGGAAAGTTCACACGCAGATTGATTACATTCACTGCCTCGTGCCGGATTTGCTTCAGATTACAGGGAATCCTTGTTACTGGGGCGTGATGGACCGATATGAAGCAGAAGCCCTACTGGAAGGGAAACCCGAAGGCACATTTTTGCTCAGGGACTCTGCACAAGAGGACTACCTCTTCTCTGTGAGCTTCCGCCGCTACAACAGATCCCTGCATGCCCGGATTGAACAGTGGAACCACAACTTTAGTTTCGATGCCCATGACCCATGTGTGTTTCACTCCTCCACTGTAACAGGACTTCTAGAACATTATAAAGATCCCAGTTCGTGCATGTTTTTTGAACCATTGCTTACAATATCTCTGAACAGGACTTTTCCTTTCAGCCTGCAGTATATCTGCCGTGCAGTGATCTGCAGGTGCACTACATATGATGGAATTGATGGTCTCCCTCTACCATCCATGTTAcaggattttttaaaagagtatcATTATAAACAAAAAGTTAGGGTTCGCTGGTTAGAACGAGAACCAGTCAAGGCGAAGTAA